The Vespula vulgaris chromosome 4, iyVesVulg1.1, whole genome shotgun sequence genome has a segment encoding these proteins:
- the LOC127063414 gene encoding DNA-directed RNA polymerase II subunit RPB1: MATSDSKAPLRTVKRVQFGILSPDEIRRMSVTDGGIRFPETMEGGRPKLGGLMDPRQGVIDRNSRCQTCAGNMTECPGHFGHIDLAKPVFHVGFITKTIKILRCVCFYCSKLLVSPHNPKIKEIVMKTKGQPRKRLTFVYDLCKSKNICEGGDEMDINKENSEQQPTDRKPGHGGCGRYQPNLRRSGLDVTAEWKHVNEDSQEKKIVLTAERAWEILKHITDEESFILGMDPKFARPDWMVVTVLPVPPLSVRPAVIMYGSAKNQDDLTHKLADIIKSNNELLRNEQAGAAAHVISENIKMLQFHVATLVDNDMPGMPRAMQKSGKPLKAIKARLKGKEGRIRGNLMGKRVDFSARTVITPDPNLRIDQVGVPRSIAQNLTFPEIVTPFNIDKMQELVRRGNSQYPGAKYIVRDNGERIDLRFHPKPSDLHLQCGYRVERHIRDGDLVIFNRQPTLHKMSMMGHRVKVLPWSTFRMNLSCTSPYNADFDGDEMNLHVPQSMETRAEVENIHVTPRQIITPQANKPVMGIVQDTLTAVRKMTKRDVFIEKEQMMNILMFLPSWDGKMPQPCILKPKPLWTGKQIFSLIIPGNVNMIRTHSTHPDEEDDGPYKWISPGDTKVMVEHGELVMGILCKKTLGTSAGSLLHICMLELGHEVCGRFYGNIQTVINNWLLLEGHSIGIGDTIADPQTYLEIQKAIKKAKEDVIEVIQKAHNMELEPTPGNTLRQTFENQVNRILNDARDKTGGSAKKSLTEYNNLKAMVVSGSKGSNINISQVIACVGQQNVEGKRIPFGFRKRTLPHFIKDDYGPESRGFVENSYLAGLTPSEFYFHAMGGREGLIDTAVKTAETGYIQRRLIKAMESVMVHYDGTVRNSVGQLIQLRYGEDGLCGETVEFQNLPTIKLSNKAFEKKFKFDPTNERYLRRIFNEDIVREMMGSGEVISELEREWEQLNRDRAVLREIFPSGESKVVLPCNLQRMIWNVQKIFHINKRAPTDLSPMRVIQGVKDLLEKCIIVAGDDRLSKQANENATLLFQCLVRSTLCTKCVSEEFRLSSEAFEWLIGEIETRFQQAQVSPGEMVGALAAQSLGEPATQMTLNTFHFAGVSSKNVTLGVPRLKEIINISKKPKAPSLTVFLTGAAARDAEKAKNVLCRLEHTTLRKVTANTAIYYDPDPQNTVIAEDQEFVNVYYEMPDFDPTKISPWLLRIELDRKRMTDKKLTMEQIAEKINAGFGDDLNCIFNDDNAEKLVLRIRIMNSDDNKFQDTEEETVDKMEDDMFLRCIEANMLSDMTLQGIEAIGKVYMHLPQTDSKKRIVITETGEFKAIAEWLLETDGTSLMKVLSERDVDPVRTFSNDICEIFQVLGIEAVRKSVEKEMNAVLQFYGLYVNYRHLALLCDVMTAKGHLMAITRHGINRQDTGALMRCSFEETVDVLLDAASHAEVDPMRGVSENIIMGQLPRIGTGCFDLLLDAEKCKAGIEIPMAVGAGVMGTAGMFFGSVATPSMSPQMTPWMGATPGYGASSMSPALGSGMTPGGACFSPSGASDASGLSPAYSAYSPQPGSPGSPGPSMSPYPMSPAGGASPSYSPTSPAYLPTSPSMTPSSPNYSPTSPTYSPTSPNYSPTSPSYSPTSPSYSPTSPSYSPTSPSYSPTSPSYSPTSPSYSPTSPSYSPTSPSYSPTSPSYSPTSPSYSPTSPSYSPTSPSYSPTSPSYSPTSPSYSPTSPSYSPTSPSYSPSSPNYTPASPSYSPTSPSYSPSSPQYSPASPSYSPSSPKYSPTSPSYSPTSPSFAGTSPQYTPASPTYSPTSPTYSPTSPSYSPSSPQHTATGSTRYSPSSPNYSPTSPTYSPTSPQYSPSSTKYSPTSPTYTPTSPSYSPTSPTYSPPVPGYSPTSPTYSPASPAYETDD; this comes from the exons ATGGCCACGTCCGATTCTAAAGCACCTTTAAGAACTGTAAAAAGAGTGCAATTTGGCATTCTTTCTCCAGATGAAATA cGTCGTATGTCAGTTACAGATGGAGGCATACGCTTTCCAGAAACTATGGAAGGAGGTAGACCAAAACTTGGTGGCCTCATGGATCCAAGACAAGGGGTGATTGATAGAAATTCTCGATGTCAGACATGTGCTGGTAATATGACAGAGTGTCCAGGTCATTTTGGACATATAGATTTGGCCAAACCTGTTTTTCATGTTGGATTTATTactaaaacaataaaaattcttagatGTGTATGTTTTTATTGTTCAAAACTACTTGTCAGTCCA CACAATccaaaaattaaagaaatagttATGAAAACAAAAGGTCAACCACGTAAACGTCTTACATTTGTATATGATTTAtgcaaaagtaaaaatatctgTGAAGGAGGAGATGAAATGGATATCAATAAAGAGAATTCTGAACAACAACCTACAGATAGAAAACCAGGTCATGGAGGTTGTGGTAGATACCAGCCAAATTTAAGAAGATCTGGATTAGATGTTACTGCAGAATGGAAACATGTAAATGAAGATTcccaagagaaaaaaatagttctAACTGCTGAGAGAGCATGGGAAATTTTGAAACACATCACTGATGAAGAATCATTTATTCTTGGTATGGATCCTAAATTTGCAAGACCGGATTGGATGGTAGTTACAGTTTTACCAGTTCCACCTTTGTCAGTAAGACCAGCAGTTATTATGTATGGTTCAGCTAAAAATCAGGATGATTTGACACATAAATTAGCAGATataatcaaatcaaataatgaattattaagaaatgaaCAGGCTGGTGCAGCAGCTCATGTTATATCAGAAAATATTAAGATGTTACAATTTCATGTAGCAACATTAGTAGATAATGATATGCCTGGTATGCCAAGAGCAATGCAAAAATCTGGAAAACCATTGAAAGCTATAAAAGCAAGactaaaagggaaagaaggaagaatacGAGGCAACTTGATGGGCAAGCGTGTAGATTTTTCAGCGCGTACGGTCATTACGCCTGATCCAAATTTAAGAATTGATCAAGTAGGCGTTCCTCGTAGCATTGCTCAAAATTTAACATTTCCAGAAATTGTAACACCTTTCAATATTGACAAGATGCAGGAGTTAGTAAGACGTGGTAATTCACAGTATCCTGGTGCCAAGTATATAGTCAGAGATAATGGAGAACGTATAGATTTAAGATTTCATCCAAAACCTTCTGATCTCCATTTACAGTGTGGATATAGAGTAGAAAGGCATATCAGAGATGGAGACTTggttatttttaatcgacaaCCAACTCTTCACAAAATGAGTATGATGGGTCACAGAGTTAAAGTTCTCCCATGGAGTACTTTTCGTATGAATTTAAGCTGTACATCACCTTATAATGCCGATTTCGACGGAGACGAGATGAATCTTCATGTTCCACAATCAATGGAGACTCGAGCAGaagtagaaaatatacatGTTACTCCTCGTCAAATTATTACTCCTCAAGCAAATAAACCAGTTATGGGTATTGTACAAGATACTTTAACTGCTGTGAGGAAAATGACAAAAAGAGAcgtttttatagaaaaagaacaaatgatGAATATTCTTATGTTTTTACCTAGTTGGGATGGGAAAATGCCTCAACCATGTATATTGAAACCAAAACCTCTCTGGACTgggaaacaaattttttcattaatcattCCAGGAAATGTAAATATGATAAGAACACACAGTACACATCCAGATGAGGAAGATGATGGACCATATAAATGGATATCACCTGGTGATACGAAAGTTATGGTGGAACATGGGGAATTAGTTATGGGTATTCTCTGTAAGAAGACCTTAGGTACTTCGGCAGGATCTTTACTTCATATTTGTATGCTGGAATTAGGCCATGAAGTATGTGGACGTTTTTATGGAAATATTCAGACTGTGATCAACAACTGGCTATTGTTGGAAGGTCATTCAATTGGTATTGGTGATACTATTGCTGATCCACAAACATATTTAGAAATCCAGAAAGCTATTAAAAAAGCCAAAGAAGACGTGATAGAAGTTATCCAAAAAGCTCATAATATGGAATTAGAGCCTACACCTGGTAACACCTTAAGGCAGACATTTGAAAATCAAGTAAACAGAATTTTGAATGACGCTCGTGATAAAACTGGTGGCTCTGCTAAAAAATCTTTGACTgaatataacaatttaaaagCTATGGTCGTATCAGGTTCAAAAGGAtccaatattaatatttctcaaGTTATTGCTTGTGTAGGACAACAAAACGTTGAAGGTAAAAGAATACCTTTCGGTTTTCGTAAAAGAACTTTGCCGCATTTTATCAAGGATGATTATGGTCCTGAGTCTAGAGGATTTGTTGAGAATTCTTACTTAGCCGGTCTTACACCATCCGAGTTTTATTTCCATGCTATGGGTGGTCGTGAAGGTCTTATTGATACCGCTGTCAAAACTGCCGAAACAGGATATATTCAGCGTCGTTTGATCAAAGCTATGGAATCTGTAATGGTTCATTATGATGGAACTGTAAGAAATTCTGTTGGGCAACTTATCCAATTACGTTATGGTGAGGATGGTTTATGTGGTGAAACTGTTGAGTTTCAAAATTTACCTACTATTAAACTCAGCAATAAAGCATTTGAAAAGAAGTTTAAATTTGATCCAACCAATGAACGGTATCTGAGACGCATTTTTAATGAAGATATTGTCCGTGAAATGATGGGATCGGGTGAAGTAATTTCCgaattagaaagagaatgggAACAACTTAATAGAGATAGAGCTGTTCTCCGTGAAATTTTTCCTAGTGGAGAATCCAAAGTTGTACTCCCATGTAATTTACAAAGAATGATTTGGAATGTCCAAAAAATTTTCCACATCAACAAAAGAGCTCCTACTGATCTCAGTCCTATGAGAGTTATACAAG gtGTAAAAGATCTTTTAGAGAAATGTATAATTGTAGCTGGGGATGATAGATTAAGTAAACAAGCTAACGAAAATGCTACATTGTTATTTCAATGTTTAGTGAGATCAACTCTATGTACAAAATGTGTATCTGAAGAATTCAGACTTTCCAGTGAAGCTTTTGAATGGCTTATTGGAGAAATTGAAACTAGATTTCAACAAGCACAA gTATCACCAGGTGAGATGGTAGGTGCATTAGCTGCACAATCTCTTGGTGAACCCGCAACACAGATGACACTCAATACTTTCCACTTTGCCGGTGTCTCATCAAAGAACGTAACTCTTGGTGTACCTagattgaaagaaattattaacattagtAAAAAGCCAAAAGCACCTTCATTGACAGTATTTTTAACTGGTGCTGCTGCCAGGGATGcagaaaaagcgaaaaacgTTCTCTGTCGTCTTGAACATACTACATTACGAAAAGTTACTGCCAATACCGCGATCTATTATGATCCTGACCCTCAAAATACTGTTATTGCTGAAGATCAAGAGTTTGTCAATGTATACTACGAAATGCCGGACTTCGATCCAACAAAAATATCACCTTGGTTATTACGTATTGAATTGGACAGAAAAAGGATGACGGATAAAAAATTGACTATGGAACAGATTGcagaaaaaattaatgcaGGTTTTGGAGATGATTTGAATTGTATATTCAATGATGATAATGCAGAAAAATTGGTCTTACGAATTAGGATTATGAATagtgatgataataaatttcaagacACAGAAGAAGAAACTGTGGATAAAATGGAGGATGATATGTTCCTTCGATGTATCGAAGCTAATATGCTTAGTGACATGACTTTACAA GGTATCGAAGCTATTGGTAAAGTATACATGCATTTACCGCAAACTGATTCGAAAAAGCGAATTGTTATAACGGAGACAGGTGAATTTAAAGCGATAGCAGAATGGTTACTTGAAACTGACGGAACAAGTTTAATGAAAGTGTTAAGTGAAAGAGACGTTGATCCAGTTCGAACATTCAGTAATGACATTTGCGAAATATTCCAAGTATTGGGTATCGAAGCTGTACGAAAGtctgttgaaaaagaaatgaatgctGTATTACAATTCTATGGTCTTTACGTAAATTATCGACATCTCGCTTTACTTTGTGACGTTATGACTGCTAAAGGTCATTTAATGGCTATAACTCGTCATGGAATCAACAGACAGGACACCGGAGCATTAATGAG ATGTTCCTTCGAAGAAACGGTCGACGTTCTATTGGATGCTGCTTCTCATGCTGAAGTCGATCCAATGAGAGGAGTgtcagaaaatattattatgggTCAACTGCCCCGTATAGGAACTg gttgtttcgatctattacTCGATGCAGAGAAGTGTAAAGCTGGAATTGAAATACCAATGGCAGTAGGTGCTGGTGTAATGGGAACTGCCGGTATGTTCTTTGGTAGTGTTGCGACTCCGAGTATGAGTCCTCAGATGACACCATGGATGGGAGCTACTCCTGGTTATGGTGCATCGAGTATGTCGCCTG CTCTAGGCAGCGGCATGACACCAGGAGGTGCTTGTTTCTCACCATCAGGAGCGTCTGATGCTTCGGGATTGTCTCCAGCATATTCCGCTTATTCTCCACAACCAGGAAGTCCTGGAAGTCCAGGACCTAGTATGAGTCCTTATCCAATGTCACCAGCCGGTGGTGCTTCGCCAAGTTACTCGCCCACATCACCAGCTTATTTGCCAACATCACCTAGTATGACACCATCGAGTCCGAATTATTCGCCGACCAGTCCAACATATTCGCCAACTAGTCCAAACTATTCACCAACGTCACCAAGTTATTCACCTACCAGTCCAAGTTATTCACCAACAAGTCCAAGTTACTCGCCGACTTCGCCGAGTTATTCACCAACGTCACCAAGTTATTCACCTACCAGTCCAAGTTATTCACCAACAAGTCCAAGTTACTCGCCGACTTCACCAAGCTATTCGCCGACAAGTCCAAGTTATTCTCCAACAAGTCCAAGTTATTCTCCAACAAGTCCAAGTTACTCTCCGACGAGTCCAAGTTATTCCCCAACAAGTCCGAGTTATTCGCCAACAAGTCCAAGCTATTCGCCAACAAGTCCGAGTTATTCACCAACCAGTCCGAGCTATTCACCTAGTTCACCTAATTATACACCAGCCTCGCCGTCTTACTCGCCTACAAGTCCGAGCTATTCACCCAGCTCGCCTCAATATTCACCGGCTAGTCCAAGTTATTCTCCTAGCAGCCCAAAATATTCACCAACAAGTCCGAGTTACTCGCCCACTTCACCTTCCTTTGCTGGAACATCGCCACAATATACTCCAGCGAGTCCAACATATTCCCCTACAAGTCCAACTTATTCGCCGACAAGTCCATCGTATTCTCCAAGTTCACCACAGCACACAGCTACTGGTAGTACAAGATATTCACCTAGCAGTCCGAATTATTCGCCAACGAGTCCTACATATTCACCAACGAGTCCTCAGTATTCACCTTCGAGTACGAAATATTCGCCTACAAGTCCTACTTACACTCCAACGAGTCCTAGTTATTCGCCAACAAGTCCAACATATTCACCTCCGGTACCTGGTTACTCTCCTACGAGTCCAACCTATTCACCGGCCTCGCCTGCTTATGAGACGGACGATTAA
- the LOC127063416 gene encoding pre-mRNA-splicing factor RBM22, with protein MATSKTTNTYNRQNWEDAEFPILCQTCLGDNPYIRMTKEKYGKECKICMRPFTVFRWCPGARMRFKKTEVCQTCSRLKNVCQTCLLDLEYGLPIQVRDAALKIKDDLPRSDVNKEYYVQNIDNEIGKIDATTPAGAVGKSAAASDLLMKLARTSPYYKRNRPHICSFWVKGECKRGEECPYRHEKPTDPDDPLADQNIKDRYYGVNDPVADKLMRRAAAMPKLDPPEDKSITTLYIGNLGDVLTEKQLRDHFYQYGEIRSVTMVPRQQCAFIQYTQRSAAEAAAERTFNKLILGGRRLTIKWGRSQGRQTISAAEATREILEPVPGLPGALPPPPESMGNNFFNLQTTPGMMPPMMIPPPPVAPQFMFPPQMAAAAAAAAATPIFPPGTTPIHYPSQDPSRMGASQGIGKPWPEE; from the exons ATGGCAACTTCAAAAACCACGAATACATATAATAGACAAAATTGGGAAGATGCG GAATTTCCCATATTATGTCAAACTTGTTTAGGAGATAATCCATATATTCGGATG accaaagaaaaatatggaaaagaaTGCAAAATCTGCATGCGCCCATTTACAGTATTCAGATGGTGTCCAGGAGCAAGAATGCGATTTAAAAAGACTGAAGTTTGTCAAACTTGCAGTCGACTTAAAAATGTATGTCAAACATGTTTACTTGATTTAGAATATGGATTACCTATTCAAGTACGCGATGctgcattaaaaataaaggatgATTTACCTCGGTCTGATGTAAACAAAGAATATTATGTACAAAACATAGATAatgaaataggaaaaataGATGCAACAACGCCAGCTGGAGCTGTTGGTAAATCTGCTGCTGCTAGTGATCTATTAATGAAACTGGCTAGAACAAGTCCATACTATAAGAGGAACAGGCCGCATATTTGTTCTTTCTGGGTAAAAGGTGAATGTAAAAGAGGGGAAGAGTGTCCTTATCGTCATGAAAAACCAACAGATCCGGATGATCCATTAGCAGATCAAAACATCAAAGATCGCTATTATGGAGTTAATGACCCTGTGGCAGATAAATTAATGCGAAGAGCAGCAGCAATGCCTAAATTAGATCCACCAGAGGATAAATCTATAACCACTTTGTACATTGGAAACTTGGGTGATGTTTTAACAGAGAAACAATTACGGGATCATTTCTACCAATATGGTGAAATACGTTCTGTGACTATGGTCCCACGGCAACAATGTGCCTTCATTCAATACACACAAAGAAGCGCAGCTGAAGCAGCAGCAGAAAGGAcattcaataaattaatattaggTGGAAGGAGATTAACAATAAAATGGGGACGTTCTCAGGGCAGACAAACTATTTCTGCAGCAGAAGCAACTAGAGAAATTTTGGAACCAGTACCTGGTTTACCTGGTGCTTTACCACCTCCACCAGAAAGCATGgggaataatttctttaatctaCAAACAACTCCTGGTATGATGCCACCAATGATGATACCACCGCCACCAGTAGCACCACAATTCATGTTTCCACCTCAAAtggctgctgctgctgctgcagcTGCTGCAACTCCTATTTTTCCACCAGGCACAACGCCTATACATTATCCCAGTCAAGATCCATCTAGAATGGGTGCATCTCAGGGTATTGGAAAACCATGGCctgaagaataa
- the LOC127063415 gene encoding transmembrane 9 superfamily member 3, with product MKMCRAQLLLHFLVLSLLPFVHTDEHNHIYEDNDEVVLWMSTVGPYHNRQETYSYYSLPFCMGMKDVINHHHETLSEALQGIELKFSGLDIEFKADISKTEYCQINLPEESLKAFVYAVKSQYWYQMYIDDLPIWGVVGEPDENNGVVSYYIWTHKKFDIGYNGKQIVDVNLTSDNKVKLVQGAQISFSYEVNWKKSNIKFADRFDKYLDASFFQHRIHWFSIFNSFMMVIFLVGLVSMILMRTLRKDYARYSKDEEMDDMERDLGDEYGWKQVHGDVFRPASHAMLFSALIGTGYQVTVVVLSVIIFAILGELYTERGSMLSTAIFVYAATSSINGYAGGGLYARMGGRVWIKQMILSAFMLPIMVCGTAFFINFIAMYYHASRAIPFGSMVAVTCICIFVILPLTLVGTILGRNLAGTPDAPCRVNAVPRPIPEKKWFMEPLVIIMLGGILPFGSIFIEMYFIFTSFWAYKIYYVYGFMLLVFIILMIVTVCVTIVCTYFLLNAEDYRWQWTSFLAAASTAGYVYIYSFYYFFFKTKMYGLFQTAFYFGYMALFSLVLGIMCGTVGYMGTSAFVRKIYSIVKID from the exons ATGAAGATGTGTCGGGCACAATTACTTCTTCACTTTTTGGTGCTTAGCCTATTACCTTTCGTTCACACAGATGAGCACAATCACATC TATGAAGACAATGATGAAGTTGTACTATGGATGAGTACGGTCGGACCATACCATAACAGACAAGAAACATACTCCTATTATTCTTTACCATTTTGTATGGGTATGAAAGATGTTATCAATCATCATCATGAAACTTTATCTGAAGCACTTCAGGgtattgaattaaaatttagtGGTTTAGATATCGAATTTAAAG CTGATATCTCTAAAACAGAATACTGTCAAATAAATTTGCCTGAAGAAAGTTTGAAGGCTTTTGTATATGCTGTTAAAAGTCAATATTGGTACCAAATGTACATCGATGATTTACCAATTTGGG GTGTTGTAGGTGAACCAGATGAAAATAATGGAGTAGTTTCGTATTATATTTGGACGcacaaaaaatttgatataggATATAATGGTAAACAAATAGTCGATGTCAATTTAACAAGCGATAACAAAGTTAAACTTGTACAAGGTGCTCAAATATCTTTCAGTTATGAAGTAAATTGGAAAAAGAGCAATATTAAATTTGCTGATAGATTTGATAAGTACCTGGATGCTAGTTTCTTTCAACACAGA attCATTGGTTCAGCATCTTTAATAGTTTTATGATGGTTATTTTCCTTGTTGGACTTGTATCCATGATATTAATGCGAACTTTGAGAAAGGACTATGCGAGATATAGCAAAGATGAAGAAATGGATGATATGGAGCGAGATTTGGGAGATGAATATGGATGGAAGCAAGTGCATGGGGATGTTTTCCGCCCAGCTAGTCATGCAATGTTATTTTCAGCTCTCATAGGAACTGGATATCAG GTTACTGTTGTTGTTCTCAGTGTAATTATTTTTGCTATTCTTGGAGAACTTTATACAGAACGAGGTTCCATGCTATCAACTGCAATATTTGTTTATGCTGCCACCTCATCTATAAATGGTTATGCAGGTGGTGGTTTGTATGCACGAATGGGTGGGCGTGTTTGGATCAAACAAATGATCCTCAGCGCTTTTATGTTACCCATTATGGTTTGTGGAACTGCattcttcattaattttattgccATGTATTATCATGCTAGTAGAGCTATTCCTTTTGGTTCAATG gtGGCAGTGacatgtatttgtatatttgttattttaccTCTCACATTGGTAGGCACTATTTTGGGCCGTAATCTTGCTGGAACACCTGATGCTCCATGTAGAGTAAATGCAGTTCCAAGACCAATaccagaaaaaaaatggttcATGGAACCATTGGTTATAATAATGCTTGGTGGAATCCTACCATTTGGatctattttcattgaaatgtattttatttttacttcattCTGggcatataaaatttattacgtttatgGTTTTATGTTGCTAGTGTTTATTATCCTCATGATAGTGACAGTCTGTGTGACtattgtatgtacatatttcttATTGAATGCTGAAGATTACCGATG gcAATGGACAAGTTTCCTTGCAGCAGCTTCAACAGCGGGATATGTgtacatttattcattttattatttcttcttcaagACTAA aatgtaTGGTCTCTTCCAAACAGCATTTTACTTTGGCTATATGGCACTATTCAGTCTGGTCTTAGGTATTATGTGTGGAACAGTTGGTTATATGGGTACTAGTGCGTTTGTACGAAAAATCTATTCCATAGTCAAGATAGACTAA